One uncultured Jannaschia sp. DNA segment encodes these proteins:
- a CDS encoding orotate phosphoribosyltransferase, with translation MIPTTYPPATEIARLTARALLEVGAVHFNAREPFILASGKPSPTYIDCRKLISYPRIRATLMDFLTVTVMRDAGLEAFDNVAGGETAGIPFAALVAERMALPMTYVRKKPKGYGRNARIEGAMTEGQRVLLIEDMTTDGGSKLSFVDAIRETGATCAHTGVIFSYGIFPEIDRTLGDHGVTLHACATWWDVLAEAKTEGRFDAETLGGVEAFLNDPRGWQAAHATDGA, from the coding sequence ATGATCCCCACGACCTATCCCCCCGCCACCGAGATCGCCCGCCTGACCGCGCGCGCGCTGCTCGAAGTCGGAGCCGTGCATTTCAATGCCCGCGAGCCCTTCATCCTCGCCTCAGGCAAGCCCAGTCCGACCTATATCGATTGCCGCAAGCTCATCTCCTACCCGCGCATCCGCGCGACGCTGATGGACTTCCTCACCGTCACCGTGATGCGCGACGCGGGGCTCGAGGCATTCGACAACGTGGCCGGTGGCGAGACAGCGGGCATCCCCTTCGCGGCCCTCGTGGCCGAGCGGATGGCGCTGCCGATGACCTATGTGCGCAAGAAACCGAAGGGCTACGGCCGCAATGCCCGGATCGAAGGCGCGATGACCGAGGGCCAGCGCGTCCTGCTGATCGAGGACATGACGACCGATGGCGGCTCGAAGCTGAGCTTCGTCGACGCGATTCGCGAGACCGGTGCGACCTGCGCCCATACCGGCGTCATCTTCAGCTACGGCATCTTCCCCGAGATCGACCGCACGCTGGGCGATCACGGCGTGACGCTGCATGCCTGCGCGACGTGGTGGGACGTGCTGGCCGAAGCCAAGACCGAAGGCCGCTTCGACGCCGAGACGCTGGG